One bacterium DNA window includes the following coding sequences:
- a CDS encoding cytidine deaminase, translated as MNTSELITVAKKFTGVFELSEKNFQAGSVAAAIITKKGNIYTGISIDLACGIGFCAEHAAIADMLKHRETEIDMIVAVSTVSILVPCGRCREMMLQVDRKNLYAKILMNEFDVVTLDRLLPYDFQNVNT; from the coding sequence ATGAATACTTCCGAATTAATAACCGTTGCAAAAAAATTTACCGGCGTTTTTGAGCTATCTGAAAAAAATTTTCAGGCCGGATCCGTTGCTGCCGCAATCATTACAAAAAAAGGAAACATTTATACCGGAATCAGCATCGACTTGGCATGCGGTATCGGGTTTTGTGCTGAACATGCAGCTATCGCCGATATGCTCAAACATCGTGAAACAGAAATTGACATGATTGTTGCAGTAAGCACGGTCTCAATCCTGGTGCCATGCGGGCGATGCAGAGAAATGATGCTTCAGGTTGATCGAAAAAACCTTTATGCCAAAATTTTGATGAATGAATTTGACGTCGTAACGCTCGATCGGTTATTGCCGTATGATTTCCAGAATGTGAATACATAG